TTATCTCTTTTTCCATTGGGTCTCCAGGGCAAGCTTGTAGATACCTGCTGATCTGACTAGGTCCAAGACCTCCACCACCCTCTGATAACTCACCTCCTTGTCCGCCCGCAGGTAGACCTTGATATCGGGGTCCTTCTCCTTTGCCATAGTTAGGAGTGAGGGGAGGGAATGCAGATCTGCCTCTTTATCCTCCAAGAAAAGCCTTCCATCCCTTTGTAAGGTGACGGAGATAAACTCTTGCTTGTCCACTTGAGAGGTGGAGGCTGCGGGCAGGTGCACGGGGAGCCCTCGGTGGATGGTCATGGAGAGCATGGAGTAGATGAAGAAGACCAGCAGCAGGAAGACCACATCGATGAGGGGGATCATCTCGATCCTGGGCCTTCTATTGAACCCCCGTTTGACCCTCATCTTTTCTCCTGTCTGAAGTCCATGGGACCATAAGATTCCTCTGTCGCTCGAAGGTGAGCTCCAGGCTGCTGGCAAATTTTTCCATTTCCCTAGTAGCACGCTCAATGCGGGAGAGGAAATAGTTGTAGGGGATCAGGGTCATGATAGCGATGGCCAATCCTGTGGCCGTGGTGATGAGGGCCTGGGCGATTCCTTCGGTGACCACCCTGGGGCTTTCTATCCCTGCCGCCCCCAAGAGGTGAAAGGAATTGATGATCCCGATGACTGTGCCCAGAATACCCAAAAGCGGGGCCAAGGTGATAATGGTGTCGAGGATATTGAGGTTCTTTTTCATCCTTTTTATTTCTTCCTCAGCACCCATCTCCATAGCCTGTGAGAGGGAGTAATTTCGATGAACGATCCCCCCCATCAACACCCTAGCAATGTAGTCCTTAGAATCCTTGACCCGCTGGGCCGCCTCCTCATATAGCCCCCTTTCGGTCAGCCTTAAGATCTCACTGATCAAAAACTTATCCCTCCCCCTCTCCGCATCCAGCCAGAAGATGATCCTCTCCACAATGATGGCGAGGGAAATGAGGGAGCAGATCAACAGCGGATACATGATGGGTCCGCCCCTGACAAAGAAGGTCCACATAGGTTTCTCCCCTTTAGAGTTCTTTTTCCTTCTAACCTTGGCCCTATAGAAAATCCCCGGTCTCAGAAGGAAACCGGGGATCCGAAACCTCTATGCCTTCACAGTCTTACCTTCGAAGACCTAACGTGAAGCATATTTAGGCAGGTTTTCTGGCTCGCGCATCATCCTACTTCCTGCACCTTCCCATCCCGGATTACCAGGACAGTGGCCTTATGCAGGTTTCATCAGCGCTCACAGAGGCGGGCCCGCTCAGGATTTGCACCTGCTTCCCTTTTAACCCTCCGCAGAGGGCACCTAAATATGGATCATGTCCTTATCGTATTTTCTAAATAACAGGAATCCCTCATCTTGTCAACAGAAGGCATTTAGACACTGTTTTAGTTCAAGCCTTAGGGAGCAATGGGGCGAGAAAGCAAAAAAAAAGGGGCTAGCAATTTGCTAACCCCTCAAAATCCTTGGTAGCGGGGGGTAGATTTGAACTACCGACCTTCGGGTTATGAGCCCGACGAGCTACCAGACTGCTCCACCCCGCGATCTTACAGATAATCTAGTTCTTCCCCTCAGTTTTGTCAACCCCTTTTGCAAAGGGTGTCAGGGAGAGGAAGTTTGATGAGTTTATTTCCCCATTTTTGTTGATAAATCTTCTAAATTATGTTATTAATTTAATATATATCTATTAAAAGAATGGTATTGTGAGGTAATAATGGGCCAGATACATAAGAGTTTGATCTTTTGGTTGATCCTCGGGTTAATGATGATCCTTCTCTTCAACTCCTTTTCCCCTAAAGGGAAAAAGGAGAAGGAGATAGTCTTCAGCGAATTCGTCACCGCAGTAGCCTCAGGCGAGGTGGCCAGTGTCACCATACAGGGGAACAAGATATCGGGCAAGTTCCTGAGCGGGGCCTCTTTTAAGACCTTCGCCCCCAACGATCCTGATCTGGTCAAGATGCTGCGTGAGAAGGGCATCGAGATAGCGGCCAAACCCGAGAATGAATCATCCGTTTGGCACTCTGTTTTGATCTCATGGCTTCCCATGCTCCTATTGATCGGGGTTTGGATCTTTTTTATGAGGCAGATGCAGATAGGGGGCGGCAAGGCCATGTCCTTTGGAAAGAGCCGGGCAAAGATCTTCCTCAAGAACCAAGACAAGAAGGTTACCTTCAAAGATGTGGCCGGGATAGAGGAATCAAAGGAGGAAGTAACAGAGATCATCGAGTTTTTGAAAGATCCTCAGAGATTTACCAAGCTGGGAGGGAGGATACCCAAAGGGGTTCTGTTGGTAGGCCCCCCAGGTACCGGCAAGACTCTTCTCGCCCGGGCCATTGCTGGGGAGGCAGATGTCCCCTTCTTCAATATCAGCGGCTCTGACTTTGTGGAGATGTTTGTGGGGGTGGGGGCCTCGCGGGTGAGAGACCTCTTTATACAGGCCAAGAGGAGCACCCCCTGTATCATCTTCATCGATGAGATAGATGCGGTGGGGAGATACCGGGGGGCCGGCCTCGGTGGAGGTCATGACGAGAGGGAGCAGACCCTGAACCAGCTCCTGGTGGAGATGGACGGTTTTGAGGTCAATGAGGGGATCATCTTAATTGCTGCCACCAACAGACCCGATATCTTGGACACGGCCCTCCTTCGCCCTGGACGTTTCGACAGACAGGTAATGCTCCCCATCCCCGATATAAAGGGAAGGGAGCAAATCCTAAAAGTGCATAGCAGGAACAGCCCCCTCGCCAATGACGTGGATCTGAAGGTGTTGGCCAGGGGCACACCAGGGTTCACCGGGGCCGATTTAGAAAATTTGGTGAACGAGGCCGCTCTGCTGGCTGCCAAGCAGAATAAAAAGGTTATAGACATGCAGGATCTAGAGCAGGCCAAGGATAAAGTAATGATGGGGACGGAGCGGCGGAGCATGATCATCAGTGAGGAGGAGAAAAAAGATACTGCCTACCACGAGGCAGGGCATGCCCTGGTGGCCAAGCTGGTACCCGGATCTGATCCTATCCATAAGGTGACCATTATCCCCAGGGGTCATGCCCTAGGGATTACTCAGCAGTTGCCCCTTGATGAGAGACATATTTATTCCAGAGACTATCTCATCACCAATATCACTACCCTGATGGGGGGGCGGGCAGCAGAGGGGCTGGTCCTGCAGCGTTTCACCACCGGGGCGGGAAACGATATCGAGAAGGCAACAGAGGTGGCCAGGAAGATGGTATGCGAGTGGGGGATGAGCGATTCTTTGGGGCCCCTTGCCTTTGGCCAGAAGGAGGAGCAGATCTTCCGCGGCAGGGAGATTGCCCAGCACCGGGACTACAGCGAGATGACCGCCCAGGAGATAGATAGGGAGATAAAGAGGATCGTGATGGAGTGTTACGAGAGGGCCAAGGAGATCCTCAAGAAAAACATCGATACCTTGCACAAGTTGGCCCAAACGCTGTTAGAGAGGGAGTCCCTCACAGGCGATGAGATCGATCAGATCATCTATGGAGGGGCATTGGCATGAATCCTCTCTCTAATGGGGGCAGAAGGACATTTTTACTGCGTTGCCAGGACAGAGAGCTGAGATTAGGGGAGCGGACCTTGCTGATGGGCGTCTTAAACGTCACCCCGGACTCCTTTTCCAATGGGGGGCTCTTCTTTGAACCAGCAAGGGCCATCGAGCACGGTCTAAAGATGGCCGAGGAAGGGGCAGACATCATCGACGTGGGAGGGGAGTCTTCCAGGCCTGGCTCTGATCCCCTCCCCCTTGAGGAGGAATTGAGGAGGGTCATCCCCATCATAGAGGGGCTGACCTCCCGTCTCGAGATCCCCATCTCGGTGGACACCTATAAGTCGCAGGTGGCCGAGAGGGCCATCGAGGCTGGGGCCCAGATGATCAATGACATAAGTGGTCTGCGCTTTGATCCGCAGATGGCCTATGTAGCCGCCAGATACGATTCCCCTCTGGTCATTATGCATATAAAGGGGACCCCAAAGTCGATGCAGCAGAACCCCCATTATGAAGACCTTATGGGGGAGATCATCGCCTATCTGCGCAAGGGGATAGAGGAGGCCGAGAAGGCGGGGGTAGACCCCCAACAGGTGATCGTTGATCCAGGTATTGGGTTCGGGAAGAGGGTCCAGGACAATGTCGTGATCCTCAACCGTCTCGGTGATCTCAATATCCTTGGAAGACCGCTCTTGATTGGGACCTCTCGCAAGTCTTTTATCGGTGCAGTATTGGACCTTGAGGTGCATCAGAGGGAGATAGGTACCCTGGCGACAGTAGCCGTCTCTGCTATGAAAGGTGCCCACATCGTGAGGGCCCATGACGTGGCCCCGACCAGGCAGGTGGTCGATATGGTGGACGCCATTATAAATGAAGAGGTATAAAGGAGATGATGGGGATAGAGGAGGCCTTTGCCTATTTCAGGTGGCAGGACGCCGTGGATATCCTCATCGTTGCAGCGGTGATTTACTGGATCATCCTGCTGCTCCGCGGGACCCGGTCGCTGCAGATGCTCATCGGTCTGGTCTTGCTCATCCTCGCCTTCCTGATCTCCCAAAAGGGGAGATTGATGGCGCTGCACTGGATCTTGAACAGTTTCCTGAGCTCCATCATCCTGATCATCGTGGTGATATTCCAGCATGACATCCGCCGTGCCCTCTCCACGGTGGGCAAGAACCCCTTTTTTTTCGGGGCGTATTCCCCTTATGGTGCGCCGATTCTAGACGAGATCATTGATGCTGCCCTCAGTATGGCCAGGAGGCAGATAGGGGCATTAATTGTCTTGGAGAGGGAGGCCGAGGCGGACAAACACGTGGAGGTGGGCGTAACCATAGATGGCAAGGTAACAAAGGAACTGATTACCACCATCTTTTCCCCTCCTTCTCCCCTTCACGACGGAGCCATCCTGATTCAAAGGGGCAAATTGACGGCTGCCCGCTGTTTTCTACCCTTGAGCGCCAACCCGCGCGTGCTCAAGACCCTGGGGACCCGTCATCGAGCGGCCCTGGGCCTTTCTGAGGAGACCGACGCTGTGGTCATCGTGGTCTCTGAGGAGAAGGGGGTCATCTCCGTGGCCATTGCTGGAAAGTTGACGAGAAACCTGGATGCCAGTGGGCTTAGACGGGTTTTATACAACCTCTTTGTCGGCAGCAAGAAGAAAAGACATCGATTTTCGTTAAGATAAGGCGATGAATTTGAAAATTTTTACCCAAAATCCAGTCTTAAAGATCATTGCCCTCATCCTTGCCGTTATCCTGTGGCTATTTGTCAAGAGCGAGAGGGGTGGGGAGGTAGGGTTGGTGGTGCCTTTGGAGCTGTATCGCCTCCCCTCGCGCCTCATCGTCACCCGTGTGACCGAGGAGGCCATAAATGTGCGCATCAATGGTCCCCTTTCGCAGTTGGAGAGGCTTTCCACCAGAGAGATCAGGGCAAAAGTTGATCTTTCCCGCGCCAAGCCCGGGCCGAACTCCTTTGACATACTTCCTAACAATTTAAATGTACCCCAAGGTCTAAAGGTTACCCAGATAAGCCCCTCCTCTGTCAAGGTTGACCTCGACAGGATAGCGGACAAGATAGTGCGCGTCAAGGCCCTGGTGAAGGGGAGGCCTGCAAAGGGTCATCGAGTCATCAAGATCTCTGTCGATCCTTCCTATATCAATCTGCAGGGGGCACACACTCAGTTGATCAAGCTCAGGGAGGTGTCGACCGAGGAGGTAGACATCTCTGGTCTTAAAGAGACCGTAAAGGTCGAGGTGCCCCTTAGGCTCACCGACCTAAGATTAAAAAAAGGGGTGGAAAAGAGGGTTAAGGTCATCGTTGAGATTAAGGGGGAGAAAGGGGGAAAATGAGGGAGTTGTTTGGTACAGATGGTGTGCGGGGGTGGTCATCTCCGCCTCCCACAACCCCTTTTACGACAAGGGGATCAAGATCTTTTGCGGAAGAGGTGAAGATATCCAGGATGGCAGATTCCATGGCTGAGACAGTTCAAAATACCTTGGGATAGGAGGTTTATCTTGCCGAGATTAGGGGTAAACATCGATCATGTGGCCACCTTACGGGAGGCAAGGGGGATTACTTATCCAGACCCGGTGATTGCCGCTGGCCTAGCTGAGCTGGCGGGAGCGGAGTGTATAGTGGTCCACCTGAGGGAGGACAGGAGGCATATCAAGGACAGGGATCTACGGATCCTGAGGGAGACCGTCAAAACGAGCTTGAACATGGAGATGGCTGCCACTGATGAGATGGTGGAGATCGCCTCCCAGATAAGGCCAGATATATCGACCCTGGTCCCCGAAGGGAGGAAGGAGTTGACCACCGAAGGGGGGCTCGATGTCCTGAAAAACCGGGAGAGGATAGGGGGGGTGGTAAAGATCTTAAAGGGGGCAGGGATAAAGGTGAGCCTCTTCATCGACCCCGTCCTGAAACAGATAAGGCTTGCCCATGAGGTAGGGGCTGATGCCATTGAGATCCATACTGGCCTCTATTGTGAGGCCAGGACCCCTCAGGAGGTGGACGAGGAACTAAAGAAGGTGATGGTGGCGGTCAAGGAGGCCCATGGCCTCGGCCTGGAGGTGAAGGCCGGGCATGGTCTCAACTACTTCAATGTGAGCAGGATAGCCGATATCCCAGAGATAGAGGAATTGAGCATAGGTCACAGCATCGTGGCCCGGGCAGTATTGGTGGGAATGGAGAGGGCGGTGCGGGAGATGATCGCCATCACCCAGCGGCCACCTCTTGCACGATCTCGAAGATGACCTCGCAGGCGAAGCCCAAGTTTTCTATAGATATCCGTTCATTATGACCGTGGACTGATTTTAACTCCTCCTGTATCAGGCGAAAAGGGGAGAAATCGTAGCAGGGTACCCCCACCTCCCGGAAAAAGCGGCTGTCAGTGGCCCCGGTGATGAGAAAGGGGGTGACCATGCAGTCAGGGTCCTTCCTCTGAGCCACTTTGTAGATGGCCTTATAAAGCTCGTTGTCTGTAGGAGAAGGGGGGAGGGAGTGGCTCTCGAAGTCCGGCAGGGAGGATATCTCTATCTCCTTATCCCCGATGACCTCCCGGAGTTGAGCGAAGAGGTCCTCGCCGGAGGTCCCAGGGAGGATGCGACAGTCAAAGACTGCCTCGGCCTCCGAGGGGATAACGTTTACCTTGTTTCCCGCTCTTAAGATGGTGGGCGTGAAGGTATTTCTCACCATGGCGTTGTAATTCGGGTTGGCGGTAAAGACCTCGGCAAAGGAGGGGTCGCGTAAGGCCCCTTCTATATCTTGATACCCCTTCGCCTCCTCAGGGGGTTTGAGCTTGGCCAGGTTGGCGAAGTATTTTTTTACCAGCGGAATTATCACAAAAGGGGCCTCCCACTCCACCACCCGGCTGAGGGCCCTGATCAACTTGACATTGGCACTATCACCATGGGGCCTGGAGCCATGGCCCGATCTTCCTCTCGCCCTCAAGGTGAACTGAGAGACCACCTTCTGGGCCGTCGCTATCTCATAGTGATCTACCTCACCATTTTCCCGCAAGAGGATGGTACCCCCTTCGTTGAGAACAAAGGCTGCCTCCTTCAGGCGGGGTTCTCGCTCCAGCATCCACTTGACCCCCCACCTCCCTCCGGCCTCCTCGTCGGCGGTGGCCAAGAAGATGATATCCCTCTTCAATGGGATCTTGTATCTCTTCAGCAAGAGCATGGCCATCAGCTCTGCTACGCCCTTACCCTTCATGTCGATGGTACCGCGCCCATGGATATAGCCATCCTTGACGATTCCGCCAAAGGGGTCTAACTCCCATTTGTCCTCCTCCACGGGAACCACATCCATGTGGTTGAGGAGGATCATCGGCGCCTCTGTCCCTTCCCCGGGCAAGACGGCCATGAGGTTGGCCCGTTGGGTGATGGGTTCATAAATGGTGGTATTGATTCCCTCTTTGCTCAATATCCCCTCCAGGTAGCGGGCTGCCTCCATCTCGTTCCCTGGGGGGTTGGTGGTGTTGATCTTGATGTATGCACTGAGGACCTCCACTGCCTCGTCTCTTACGCCCTGCCAAGCGATTTGGTCTTTGATCATCTCCCCTCCTCTGAGACAAAAGAATATGCTTATGTAGATCAGGGGCAAGCCCTAAACTCTACTTGATTTATCCTGCAATGGAGTTTTGAGGTCTGCCGAGATCGATAGGGAATTTTACTGCTGAATTGGGCGGTATGCAAGGTCAATTTGGATATAAAAACTATCAGAATTTTTTAGATTTTAAAAGAAAAGGGTTACGAGACCCTGTTGGCCACCTCATAATATAGTCTCTGATTGAAGACCCGATATTTGATCGCTCCTTCCTTGGTAAGTTTATCCAAGATCTTCGTGACCTCCAGATCGTGGACACCTAGGGTCTTAGAGAGGTCATCCGGGGTCACCGGCCTGCGCTGTATGAGGCGTATCACCTTCTCCTCTAGATTTTCCCAGGGTATCTTGTGTCCATGCCCCTCGAACTCTGCAATGATTTCTGCACCATTCCCCAGAGCCGCCTTAATCCTCTCCATCTTGCTGGGGGTGAGGGGGAAGGCATAATCCTCCACCGAAGGCCTCACTACCGTATTGAGCTGTACTTTGTCGGGTTGGATGGTGCGGATGACTTCTTTTAGTCTCTTTATCTCCCCCGGTCCATCGTTTACCCCCCTGCACAAAAGGACCTCCAGCCAGATCTGTCCCCTGTACTCCCTCCTGAAATCGGCCAATCCTTGGATGACCTCCTTGATCTCCAGAGAGGAATGGGGTCTGTTAACGGTGCGGAAGACATGGGGGGTGACGGCATCCAGCGACGGCATGACCACATCGGCCAGAAGAAGGTCCCTCCTCACCTCCTCAAGGCAGAGGAGGGAACCATTGGTGATAACGGCCAATGGGCATGAGGTCAACCCCTTTATACCCTGGATCACCTCACCTATCTTGAGGTTGAGGGTGGGCTCCCCTGAGCCGGAGATGGCGATATAGTCCACATCGTCTCCCCACTCTTTGATGGCCTCCTTCACGTCATGGAGGATGGCTTGGGCGGGAAAATACTCTTGGCGCTCAATGGTCTGGAGGGTAGTTCTCCCTATCTGGCAGTAAATGCAATTATAGGTGCAGACCTTTTTCGGGACCAGATCCACCCCTAGGGATATCCCCAAGCGTCTGGAGGGAACGGGGCCATAGGTGTACTTCAATTTCCTATCCTTTCTATCTTCTCAATAAGGGTCTGGTGCGAGTCAAAGGCCACTCTGGGGAGGCCATTTAGAGGGAAATACCTTACCTCTACGGCGTCATCCCCTGCCATCAAATCTCCCCCCATGGGGGTGACCTTGTAGCCGATGATGATCAAGGGGCCATAAAAGGGGCTATCTTCATAGACCACATCTATTAACCTCTCCACTTCTCCGGTCAAACCGGTCTCCTCCTTTAACTCCCGTAATACACCCTCACCAGGGGCCTCGTCCGCCTCCACAAAGCCTCCGGGGAGGCCCCACTTCCCCTTGCCCGGGTCCATTCCCCTTTTGACCAAGAGGAGTTGACCATCACCATCGAGGACCAGAGATGCAGTGGCCGGAAGGGGGTTTTCATAGTGTATCGTGTCACACCTCCCACAATATAGCCTCACCTTTCCATGGCGGAAGACCTTCTCCAACTCCCCACCACATAAGGGGCAAAAACGCCTCTGTCTCCTCACCCTTTAGCGCCTCCCATATTTTTCATAATAGACGAACTCCTCGATCTCCTTCCTCTTGGGGGACGATGGAGCCTCCTCTGGGAAGCCGAGGGGGGTCATGGCCACCACTGCCCTCCCCTGAGGGACTTGAAGGATCTCCGCCACCTTTGCAGCATCGAAGTAGCCGACAATCACCGTTCCGAGGCCCATGGCATGGGCGGCCAAGCAGAGGTTCTGCATGGCGAGGGCGACGTCGAACATATACCAATCCCCCTTGTCAGTACAGGCCTCCCCTTTTTTAAAGCCAGCTTTCCCCTCGATACCTAAAAATACCAGCGTGAGGGGGGCTTGTAAGATCCCCTTCCGGGCAGGGTTCCCCATAGGGAAGACATCGGCCAACCTCCTCTTGGTCTCCTCCTCCCTGACTATAGTGACCTCCCAGCACTGGGTATTGGCCCAAGAGGGTGCCCATCGAACGGCCTCCAGAACACCCCTTAACTTCTCTTCGGGGACCGGATCTCCCTTATAGGCCCTCACTGATCTCCTCCCCCTGATGGCCTCCATAAGATCCATGATGATCTCCTTTTTATTTATATAAAACCTGTGTCACCAGGGTGAGCCGCACCCCTTCTTCTATCAGTTCCTTGCACCGCTGGCCTATCTCACTCAACTTGCTGGCGGTTTTCGATCGGGGGAAGGAGGTGATGAACGGTTCCCCCTTATCACTGCATTTCGACACCTC
This region of Deltaproteobacteria bacterium genomic DNA includes:
- a CDS encoding biopolymer transporter ExbD → MRVKRGFNRRPRIEMIPLIDVVFLLLVFFIYSMLSMTIHRGLPVHLPAASTSQVDKQEFISVTLQRDGRLFLEDKEADLHSLPSLLTMAKEKDPDIKVYLRADKEVSYQRVVEVLDLVRSAGIYKLALETQWKKR
- a CDS encoding MotA/TolQ/ExbB proton channel family protein, producing the protein MWTFFVRGGPIMYPLLICSLISLAIIVERIIFWLDAERGRDKFLISEILRLTERGLYEEAAQRVKDSKDYIARVLMGGIVHRNYSLSQAMEMGAEEEIKRMKKNLNILDTIITLAPLLGILGTVIGIINSFHLLGAAGIESPRVVTEGIAQALITTATGLAIAIMTLIPYNYFLSRIERATREMEKFASSLELTFERQRNLMVPWTSDRRKDEGQTGVQ
- the ftsH gene encoding ATP-dependent zinc metalloprotease FtsH, with product MGQIHKSLIFWLILGLMMILLFNSFSPKGKKEKEIVFSEFVTAVASGEVASVTIQGNKISGKFLSGASFKTFAPNDPDLVKMLREKGIEIAAKPENESSVWHSVLISWLPMLLLIGVWIFFMRQMQIGGGKAMSFGKSRAKIFLKNQDKKVTFKDVAGIEESKEEVTEIIEFLKDPQRFTKLGGRIPKGVLLVGPPGTGKTLLARAIAGEADVPFFNISGSDFVEMFVGVGASRVRDLFIQAKRSTPCIIFIDEIDAVGRYRGAGLGGGHDEREQTLNQLLVEMDGFEVNEGIILIAATNRPDILDTALLRPGRFDRQVMLPIPDIKGREQILKVHSRNSPLANDVDLKVLARGTPGFTGADLENLVNEAALLAAKQNKKVIDMQDLEQAKDKVMMGTERRSMIISEEEKKDTAYHEAGHALVAKLVPGSDPIHKVTIIPRGHALGITQQLPLDERHIYSRDYLITNITTLMGGRAAEGLVLQRFTTGAGNDIEKATEVARKMVCEWGMSDSLGPLAFGQKEEQIFRGREIAQHRDYSEMTAQEIDREIKRIVMECYERAKEILKKNIDTLHKLAQTLLERESLTGDEIDQIIYGGALA
- the folP gene encoding dihydropteroate synthase, which codes for MNPLSNGGRRTFLLRCQDRELRLGERTLLMGVLNVTPDSFSNGGLFFEPARAIEHGLKMAEEGADIIDVGGESSRPGSDPLPLEEELRRVIPIIEGLTSRLEIPISVDTYKSQVAERAIEAGAQMINDISGLRFDPQMAYVAARYDSPLVIMHIKGTPKSMQQNPHYEDLMGEIIAYLRKGIEEAEKAGVDPQQVIVDPGIGFGKRVQDNVVILNRLGDLNILGRPLLIGTSRKSFIGAVLDLEVHQREIGTLATVAVSAMKGAHIVRAHDVAPTRQVVDMVDAIINEEV
- a CDS encoding TIGR00159 family protein, with translation MGIEEAFAYFRWQDAVDILIVAAVIYWIILLLRGTRSLQMLIGLVLLILAFLISQKGRLMALHWILNSFLSSIILIIVVIFQHDIRRALSTVGKNPFFFGAYSPYGAPILDEIIDAALSMARRQIGALIVLEREAEADKHVEVGVTIDGKVTKELITTIFSPPSPLHDGAILIQRGKLTAARCFLPLSANPRVLKTLGTRHRAALGLSEETDAVVIVVSEEKGVISVAIAGKLTRNLDASGLRRVLYNLFVGSKKKRHRFSLR
- a CDS encoding pyridoxine 5'-phosphate synthase — translated: MLPRLGVNIDHVATLREARGITYPDPVIAAGLAELAGAECIVVHLREDRRHIKDRDLRILRETVKTSLNMEMAATDEMVEIASQIRPDISTLVPEGRKELTTEGGLDVLKNRERIGGVVKILKGAGIKVSLFIDPVLKQIRLAHEVGADAIEIHTGLYCEARTPQEVDEELKKVMVAVKEAHGLGLEVKAGHGLNYFNVSRIADIPEIEELSIGHSIVARAVLVGMERAVREMIAITQRPPLARSRR
- a CDS encoding M20/M25/M40 family metallo-hydrolase → MIKDQIAWQGVRDEAVEVLSAYIKINTTNPPGNEMEAARYLEGILSKEGINTTIYEPITQRANLMAVLPGEGTEAPMILLNHMDVVPVEEDKWELDPFGGIVKDGYIHGRGTIDMKGKGVAELMAMLLLKRYKIPLKRDIIFLATADEEAGGRWGVKWMLEREPRLKEAAFVLNEGGTILLRENGEVDHYEIATAQKVVSQFTLRARGRSGHGSRPHGDSANVKLIRALSRVVEWEAPFVIIPLVKKYFANLAKLKPPEEAKGYQDIEGALRDPSFAEVFTANPNYNAMVRNTFTPTILRAGNKVNVIPSEAEAVFDCRILPGTSGEDLFAQLREVIGDKEIEISSLPDFESHSLPPSPTDNELYKAIYKVAQRKDPDCMVTPFLITGATDSRFFREVGVPCYDFSPFRLIQEELKSVHGHNERISIENLGFACEVIFEIVQEVAAG
- a CDS encoding radical SAM protein, with amino-acid sequence MKYTYGPVPSRRLGISLGVDLVPKKVCTYNCIYCQIGRTTLQTIERQEYFPAQAILHDVKEAIKEWGDDVDYIAISGSGEPTLNLKIGEVIQGIKGLTSCPLAVITNGSLLCLEEVRRDLLLADVVMPSLDAVTPHVFRTVNRPHSSLEIKEVIQGLADFRREYRGQIWLEVLLCRGVNDGPGEIKRLKEVIRTIQPDKVQLNTVVRPSVEDYAFPLTPSKMERIKAALGNGAEIIAEFEGHGHKIPWENLEEKVIRLIQRRPVTPDDLSKTLGVHDLEVTKILDKLTKEGAIKYRVFNQRLYYEVANRVS
- a CDS encoding NUDIX domain-containing protein yields the protein MEKVFRHGKVRLYCGRCDTIHYENPLPATASLVLDGDGQLLLVKRGMDPGKGKWGLPGGFVEADEAPGEGVLRELKEETGLTGEVERLIDVVYEDSPFYGPLIIIGYKVTPMGGDLMAGDDAVEVRYFPLNGLPRVAFDSHQTLIEKIERIGN
- a CDS encoding nitroreductase family protein, which encodes MMDLMEAIRGRRSVRAYKGDPVPEEKLRGVLEAVRWAPSWANTQCWEVTIVREEETKRRLADVFPMGNPARKGILQAPLTLVFLGIEGKAGFKKGEACTDKGDWYMFDVALAMQNLCLAAHAMGLGTVIVGYFDAAKVAEILQVPQGRAVVAMTPLGFPEEAPSSPKRKEIEEFVYYEKYGRR